From one Bacteroides eggerthii genomic stretch:
- the glyA gene encoding serine hydroxymethyltransferase, with protein MKRDDLIFDIIEKEHQRQLKGIELIASENFVSDQVMQAMGSCLTNKYAEGYPGKRYYGGCEVVDQSEQIAIDRLKEIFGAEWANVQPHSGAQANAAVFLAVLNPGDKFMGLNLAHGGHLSHGSLVNTSGIIYTPCEYNLNKETGRVDYDQMEEIALREKPKMIIGGGSAYSREWDYKRMREIADKIGAILMIDMAHPAGLIAAGELDNPVKYAHIVTSTTHKTLRGPRGGVIMMGKDFPNPWGKKTPKGEIKMMSQLLDSAVFPGIQGGPLEHVIAAKAVAFGEILQPEWKEYAKQVKKNAATLAQALIDRGFTIVSGGTDNHSMLVDLRSKYPDLTGKVAEKALVSADITVNKNMVPFDSRSAFQTSGIRLGTPAITTRGAKEDLMLEIAEMIETVLSNVENEQVIADVRARVNAKMKEYPLFAY; from the coding sequence ATGAAAAGAGACGATTTAATTTTCGACATCATCGAAAAAGAACATCAACGTCAGCTCAAAGGCATTGAACTGATTGCATCAGAGAACTTTGTAAGTGACCAAGTAATGCAGGCAATGGGGTCCTGTCTCACCAACAAGTACGCAGAAGGCTATCCCGGCAAACGCTATTATGGCGGTTGTGAAGTTGTAGACCAAAGCGAACAGATTGCTATCGATCGTTTGAAAGAAATTTTCGGTGCAGAATGGGCGAACGTACAGCCGCACTCAGGCGCACAGGCTAATGCAGCCGTATTCCTTGCAGTGCTGAATCCGGGTGACAAATTCATGGGTTTGAACCTTGCACATGGCGGTCACCTCTCTCATGGTTCATTGGTCAACACCTCCGGTATCATCTACACTCCCTGCGAATACAACCTTAATAAAGAGACAGGACGCGTAGACTATGACCAAATGGAAGAAATTGCCTTACGCGAAAAACCCAAAATGATTATCGGCGGCGGTTCTGCATACTCACGCGAGTGGGATTACAAACGCATGCGCGAAATCGCTGACAAGATAGGCGCAATTCTGATGATTGACATGGCCCACCCCGCCGGACTGATTGCAGCCGGTGAATTGGATAACCCGGTGAAATATGCTCATATCGTAACTTCCACCACTCATAAAACCCTGCGTGGTCCTCGTGGTGGCGTTATCATGATGGGTAAAGACTTCCCTAATCCTTGGGGCAAGAAAACTCCGAAGGGCGAAATCAAGATGATGTCCCAACTCCTCGACTCTGCCGTATTCCCCGGAATTCAAGGTGGTCCGCTGGAACACGTCATTGCAGCAAAAGCTGTTGCTTTCGGTGAAATTCTGCAACCGGAATGGAAAGAATATGCCAAACAGGTGAAGAAGAATGCTGCTACACTGGCACAGGCTTTGATAGATCGCGGTTTTACAATTGTTTCGGGCGGTACAGACAACCACTCCATGCTGGTGGACCTTCGCAGCAAATACCCTGACCTGACAGGTAAGGTAGCTGAAAAGGCGCTGGTGTCTGCCGACATTACGGTAAACAAGAATATGGTTCCGTTCGACAGCCGTTCTGCTTTCCAGACTTCCGGTATCCGTTTGGGTACTCCTGCCATTACTACCCGCGGTGCAAAAGAAGATTTGATGCTGGAAATTGCAGAAATGATTGAAACCGTACTCTCTAACGTAGAAAACGAACAAGTTATTGCAGATGTCCGCGCACGTGTTAATGCCAAGATGAAGGAATATCCGCTGTTCGCTTACTAA
- a CDS encoding formate--tetrahydrofolate ligase, translating to MKSDIEIARSIELKKIKQVAESVGIPREEVENYGRYIAKIPEQLIDEEKVKQSNLILVTAITATKAGIGKTTVSIGLALGLNKIGKKAIVALREPSLGPCFGMKGGAAGGGYAQVLPMEKINLHFTGDFHAITSAHNMISALLDNYIYQHQADGFGLKEIIWRRVLDVNDRSLRSIVTGLGPRTNGVTMESGFDITPASEIMAILCLSKDTEDLRRRIENIILGFDFEGKPFTVKDLGVAGAITVLLKDAIHPNLVQTTEGTAAFVHGGPFANIAHGCNSILATKMAMTFGDYVVTEAGFGADLGAEKFYNIKCRKSGLQPKLTVIVATAQGLKMHGGVSLDRIKEPNMEGLKEGFGNLDKHIRNLRYFGQTVVVAFNRFASDTDEEVEAIRRHCEEELKVGFAINNAFAEGGEGAIDLANLVVDTIEKKPSALLQYTYEETDTVQQKIEKVACNLYGASVVTYSSASRKMMKLIEEMGIAHYPVCIAKTQYSFSADPKIYGAVNNFEFHIKDIVINNGAEMLVAIAGEILRMPGLPKVPQAEHIDIVDGNIEGLS from the coding sequence ATGAAATCAGACATTGAAATAGCGCGCAGTATAGAACTGAAGAAGATAAAGCAGGTTGCAGAGAGTGTGGGTATTCCTCGCGAAGAAGTAGAGAACTATGGTCGTTATATCGCCAAGATTCCTGAGCAACTGATTGATGAGGAAAAGGTAAAACAGAGTAATCTGATTCTGGTGACCGCCATTACGGCAACCAAGGCGGGTATTGGCAAAACAACCGTTTCTATCGGTCTGGCATTAGGACTTAATAAGATCGGAAAGAAAGCCATTGTAGCCTTACGCGAGCCTTCACTTGGACCATGTTTCGGCATGAAAGGAGGGGCGGCAGGCGGTGGCTATGCACAGGTTCTTCCAATGGAGAAAATAAACTTACATTTCACAGGCGATTTCCATGCCATCACCTCTGCGCATAACATGATTTCCGCTTTGTTGGACAACTATATTTATCAGCATCAGGCAGACGGTTTCGGCCTGAAGGAAATTATCTGGCGGCGTGTGCTCGATGTAAACGACCGTTCTTTGCGCAGCATCGTTACCGGTCTCGGACCACGTACCAACGGCGTTACTATGGAGTCCGGCTTCGATATTACGCCTGCATCGGAAATTATGGCAATTCTCTGTCTGTCAAAAGATACGGAAGACCTTCGCAGGCGTATCGAAAACATAATACTCGGCTTTGACTTCGAAGGCAAACCATTCACTGTTAAAGATTTAGGAGTTGCAGGTGCTATTACTGTATTACTGAAAGACGCCATTCATCCCAACCTGGTGCAGACCACCGAAGGAACGGCTGCATTTGTTCATGGCGGGCCGTTCGCAAATATAGCGCATGGTTGTAACTCGATTCTTGCCACTAAAATGGCAATGACGTTTGGTGACTACGTAGTGACAGAAGCCGGCTTCGGTGCAGATTTGGGAGCAGAGAAATTCTATAATATCAAATGCCGCAAAAGTGGCTTGCAACCCAAATTGACTGTCATAGTCGCCACTGCACAGGGATTGAAGATGCATGGCGGCGTCAGTCTTGACCGCATCAAAGAACCTAACATGGAAGGGTTGAAAGAAGGGTTTGGAAATCTTGACAAGCATATTCGTAACCTACGCTATTTCGGGCAGACGGTCGTCGTTGCTTTCAACCGTTTTGCCAGCGATACGGATGAGGAGGTAGAAGCTATCCGTCGTCATTGTGAAGAAGAACTAAAGGTGGGGTTTGCCATCAACAACGCTTTTGCCGAGGGGGGCGAGGGCGCCATAGATTTAGCAAATCTTGTGGTAGATACGATTGAAAAGAAGCCCTCTGCTCTGTTGCAGTACACTTATGAGGAAACAGATACCGTACAACAGAAAATAGAGAAAGTGGCTTGTAACCTGTATGGAGCAAGTGTGGTGACTTACAGCAGCGCTTCACGCAAAATGATGAAACTCATTGAGGAAATGGGTATTGCACATTATCCCGTCTGCATAGCCAAGACACAATATTCTTTCTCTGCCGATCCGAAAATATACGGTGCGGTCAACAACTTTGAGTTCCACATCAAGGACATCGTCATCAATAACGGTGCGGAAATGCTTGTTGCCATTGCAGGCGAAATACTCCGTATGCCGGGCTTGCCTAAAGTGCCCCAAGCAGAACACATCGACATTGTGGATGGAAACATAGAGGGACTTTCATAA
- a CDS encoding TlpA family protein disulfide reductase, whose product MRNTNLWSIIGCISLLLLSFGVQAQNLFVIEGKVKNVKQGVCLNLFQMEGSVGSSIAVDTLREDSFRFEVPVSGTGTTLLSLLIRDGNLYSMGLSLWAKAGSHIRLTGEDMNIYTWQVESDVPQQKIWQLFVKDSRPLLNLLQMNSWEQKKLMRAYKREESKEEKAKMMAMLDSLERIENRLEVRIDSNVIERMKQLPVEEVWMMKLMSLALGVKYTKDYPYRKEVEELYGRLTDEQRQTSQALDIQSYLSSVQTVSVKAKAADGDLYDLQGNVHRLSDFKGKPVLIDFWSRGCGPCLMALPEMKEISRLYEGRLVLVSLSIDDKTNWEIASRHHDICWWNLNDLKGNHGLYAKYSSGAIPRYVFLSSEGEVVEMWSGYSKGSLLKKLGKLME is encoded by the coding sequence ATGAGAAACACGAATCTTTGGAGCATCATTGGCTGTATATCCTTGTTACTGCTGAGCTTTGGAGTGCAGGCACAAAACCTTTTTGTCATTGAAGGGAAAGTGAAAAACGTGAAACAAGGGGTTTGTTTAAATCTGTTTCAAATGGAAGGAAGTGTGGGGAGCAGTATTGCCGTAGATACGTTGCGGGAAGATAGCTTTCGTTTTGAAGTACCTGTTTCGGGTACAGGTACAACCCTTTTAAGTCTGCTTATTCGTGACGGAAACTTATACAGTATGGGATTGAGCTTATGGGCAAAGGCTGGTTCGCATATCCGCTTGACGGGTGAAGACATGAACATTTATACTTGGCAAGTGGAAAGTGATGTGCCACAACAGAAAATATGGCAGCTTTTTGTGAAAGACTCACGTCCGTTGTTGAACCTTCTCCAAATGAATTCTTGGGAACAAAAGAAACTTATGCGTGCTTACAAAAGAGAGGAATCCAAGGAGGAAAAAGCCAAGATGATGGCCATGCTTGATAGTTTGGAAAGAATAGAAAACAGGTTGGAGGTTCGTATAGATTCCAATGTGATAGAACGCATGAAGCAATTGCCGGTGGAAGAGGTGTGGATGATGAAACTTATGAGTCTGGCGTTGGGAGTAAAATACACGAAAGATTATCCTTATCGCAAGGAGGTGGAAGAACTTTACGGCAGGCTTACCGATGAACAACGCCAGACATCGCAGGCTTTGGATATTCAGTCTTATCTATCATCGGTGCAAACGGTTTCTGTCAAAGCAAAAGCGGCAGACGGTGACTTGTATGATTTGCAGGGCAATGTACATCGGTTGTCCGACTTTAAAGGAAAACCTGTTCTAATCGATTTTTGGAGTCGTGGTTGCGGTCCCTGTCTCATGGCATTGCCGGAGATGAAGGAAATCAGCAGGTTATATGAGGGACGTTTAGTGTTGGTAAGTTTGAGCATTGACGACAAGACTAATTGGGAGATAGCCTCTCGGCATCATGATATCTGCTGGTGGAACTTGAATGACTTGAAAGGTAATCATGGCTTGTATGCCAAATACAGTTCAGGGGCTATTCCCCGCTATGTGTTTTTATCATCAGAGGGAGAGGTTGTGGAAATGTGGTCCGGTTACAGCAAAGGAAGTTTGTTGAAGAAACTGGGCAAACTGATGGAGTAG
- a CDS encoding outer membrane beta-barrel family protein gives MKRFYLLSVICFLSTGIFAQENTGEERTLSADSIITSDARLDSIYQSLPEVMITGERPVVKASQGKLVYDLPRLIHDLPVDNAYDAVKELPGVTEMNGGLQLAGQGVTVVLNGKVTTLSTEQLYALLRSIPASRIEKAEVMYNAPARYQVRGALINVQLKQTTDGPASWQGELYAKYNQKHYENFEERASMLYNGNKFSIDFLYSHKHGRTYNTTDKDAMHTLADGSVHPMKTGEVKVGRSHTHDFRVGTDYNIAKEHQLSFVYNGNYQTYHSRMNINGSQRSTTLSNSTGWLHNGRLDYRTPFGLQAGVELTYYRSPSDQLLNSRLLDSDELNFFTQDCQRINRWKMFLAQEHNLNKGWALNYGIVYTTSTDNSYQYYYDPETGEQLGSGDTASSAASENSTGNLSNMKSRKREETLNVYTGFSKSFGNKLSLDASLAIERYKTPVWNQWDWYPTINLNYMPAPGHILQLALSSDKDYPDYWAVQDAVSYVGGGYSEIHGNPLLKPAQSYEFKLNYVLKSKYIFSTWFSHTKDYSVQTLYQSSQRLVEIYKYLNFDYQQKFGIQASVPFKIKNWFNSRLTLIGIWHHEKDNDFWDIPFNRKQCYGIAQMNNTFTLSTRPDLKLTVTGFVHSKAIQGIYDLPTSGNVNAALRYGFAKGKAILNLYCNDIFETGQISPRIRFQTQNVTNHYSCFREFGVSFTYKFGGYKEKQREGVDTSRFK, from the coding sequence ATGAAACGATTCTATCTATTATCAGTTATCTGCTTTTTAAGCACCGGCATCTTCGCACAAGAAAACACCGGCGAAGAACGTACGCTCAGCGCCGACAGTATCATAACCTCGGATGCACGTCTGGACAGTATTTACCAGAGTCTGCCCGAAGTGATGATAACCGGCGAACGGCCCGTAGTGAAAGCCTCGCAGGGCAAACTGGTCTATGACTTGCCGCGCCTTATCCATGATCTGCCTGTGGACAATGCCTATGATGCCGTAAAGGAACTTCCCGGCGTAACCGAAATGAACGGCGGCCTGCAACTGGCAGGACAGGGAGTCACCGTCGTTCTGAATGGAAAAGTAACCACCCTCAGCACCGAACAGCTTTATGCTTTGCTGAGGAGCATCCCTGCAAGCCGGATAGAAAAAGCCGAAGTGATGTATAATGCGCCTGCCCGTTATCAAGTGCGTGGAGCCCTTATCAACGTGCAGTTGAAGCAAACCACAGACGGCCCTGCTTCCTGGCAAGGTGAACTTTACGCCAAATACAATCAGAAACACTACGAAAACTTTGAAGAACGTGCCAGCATGTTATATAACGGAAATAAATTCTCAATAGATTTTCTTTACTCACACAAACATGGGCGCACTTACAATACGACAGACAAAGATGCCATGCACACTTTAGCGGACGGCTCGGTGCACCCGATGAAAACCGGTGAGGTGAAGGTGGGCCGTTCGCACACGCATGACTTCCGGGTGGGGACCGATTATAATATTGCCAAAGAGCATCAGTTGAGTTTTGTCTACAACGGCAACTACCAGACGTATCACAGCCGGATGAACATCAACGGCTCGCAGCGGTCCACCACTTTAAGCAATAGCACCGGCTGGCTTCACAACGGCCGTCTGGACTATCGCACCCCGTTCGGATTGCAAGCCGGTGTGGAGCTGACTTACTACCGTTCCCCGTCCGACCAACTGCTGAATAGCCGCCTGTTGGACAGTGATGAACTCAACTTCTTTACGCAAGACTGCCAACGCATCAATCGTTGGAAAATGTTTCTGGCACAGGAACACAATCTGAATAAGGGGTGGGCGTTGAACTACGGCATTGTCTACACCACCAGTACCGATAACAGCTATCAATACTACTATGATCCGGAGACAGGAGAGCAGTTGGGAAGCGGAGACACTGCTTCATCGGCAGCGAGTGAGAATAGCACTGGCAATCTCAGCAACATGAAGTCCCGCAAGCGGGAAGAGACGTTGAATGTCTATACCGGCTTCAGCAAAAGCTTTGGCAACAAGCTCTCACTGGATGCATCCCTGGCCATAGAACGCTATAAGACACCCGTTTGGAATCAGTGGGATTGGTATCCTACCATCAATCTGAACTATATGCCTGCACCCGGACATATTCTGCAACTTGCTTTAAGCAGTGATAAGGACTATCCCGACTATTGGGCTGTGCAGGACGCTGTTTCTTATGTGGGCGGAGGATATTCCGAAATTCATGGTAACCCTCTGTTGAAACCTGCACAAAGCTATGAGTTCAAATTGAACTATGTCTTGAAAAGCAAATATATCTTCAGCACTTGGTTCAGCCACACCAAAGACTATTCGGTGCAGACGCTTTATCAGTCTTCGCAACGTCTGGTTGAAATCTATAAATACCTGAATTTTGATTATCAGCAAAAGTTTGGAATACAGGCATCAGTTCCATTTAAGATAAAGAATTGGTTTAACTCCCGCCTGACGCTTATCGGGATATGGCATCATGAGAAAGATAATGACTTTTGGGATATTCCTTTCAATCGCAAGCAGTGTTACGGCATCGCCCAAATGAATAACACTTTCACCCTTTCCACCCGGCCGGACTTGAAACTGACCGTCACCGGATTTGTACATAGCAAGGCAATCCAGGGTATTTATGATCTGCCTACATCGGGCAATGTAAATGCCGCTTTACGCTATGGCTTTGCCAAAGGAAAAGCAATCCTGAATCTGTATTGCAACGATATATTTGAAACAGGACAGATTTCGCCACGCATCCGTTTTCAAACCCAGAACGTGACCAATCACTATTCTTGTTTTCGTGAATTCGGAGTGTCGTTTACGTATAAATTCGGCGGATATAAAGAAAAACAAAGGGAAGGAGTGGATACGTCACGATTCAAATGA
- a CDS encoding sensor histidine kinase — protein MRLPLKYIAVLVILSLAGIFSYQAYWLGGLYRTMRNDMERNIIEAMRMSDYNEMMLRVEKLRKDSTDHGEVSVSAGFEKDGIESKAYVHSTTSIDRNGRKEQSTTRQVITHNATAVPDSGNVLFIEQRKGRNEAQWLNPDAAQKKLEAAVKDTGNSPKAALRAKGGLDMILRDQNSMLELATYFQRGLHSGLDVISDPDVHVYDSLLTLQLKERGITLPHRLEHIYTSDKSSPHIFVDTLAVVSTAGYVPGPEAKQYNYAFDLNTHQSYRLWMEPVTQLVLKQMWGILATSFVILIILSFSFWILIRTILRQKTLEEMKSDFTNNITHELKTPIAVAYAANDALLNFNQAEEKTQRDKYLRICQEQLQRLSGLVEQILSMSMERRKTFRLHPEVLSMADILEPLIEQHKLKSEKPVHILTKIEPAGLTLTADRTHFSNIISNLIDNAIKYSYEEAEISICCRQITSSEQGDCVEISISDRGIGIAPEKQKHIFDKFYRVPTGNLHDVKGYGLGLFYVKTMAEKHGGSVSVKSEPGKGSTFTVRLNK, from the coding sequence ATGAGACTACCTTTGAAATATATTGCCGTACTCGTCATCCTCTCTTTGGCGGGCATATTCTCTTATCAGGCCTACTGGCTTGGCGGACTGTACCGCACCATGCGCAACGACATGGAACGTAACATCATAGAAGCCATGCGCATGAGCGACTACAATGAAATGATGCTGCGTGTGGAGAAACTGCGCAAGGACAGCACCGATCATGGAGAGGTAAGTGTATCTGCCGGATTCGAGAAAGACGGAATAGAAAGCAAGGCCTACGTGCACAGCACCACCAGCATCGACCGCAACGGCCGGAAAGAGCAGTCCACTACCCGGCAGGTCATAACCCATAATGCCACCGCTGTCCCGGACTCCGGCAACGTACTTTTTATCGAACAAAGAAAAGGACGCAACGAGGCCCAATGGCTGAACCCCGATGCCGCCCAAAAGAAACTGGAGGCAGCCGTAAAAGACACCGGTAATTCCCCCAAAGCCGCACTGAGAGCAAAAGGCGGGCTGGATATGATTCTACGCGACCAAAACAGCATGCTGGAACTTGCCACATATTTTCAGCGGGGACTGCACTCCGGACTGGACGTCATTTCCGATCCCGATGTCCATGTGTACGACAGCCTGCTAACCCTCCAGCTGAAAGAACGGGGCATCACACTGCCCCACCGTCTGGAACATATCTACACAAGCGACAAAAGTTCGCCTCATATATTCGTAGACACACTTGCCGTTGTGAGCACCGCCGGATATGTTCCCGGCCCCGAAGCCAAGCAATACAACTACGCCTTCGACCTTAATACCCACCAAAGCTACCGGCTTTGGATGGAACCCGTCACACAATTGGTCTTGAAACAGATGTGGGGAATTCTGGCTACCTCGTTCGTTATCCTGATTATCCTCAGTTTCTCATTCTGGATACTCATCCGCACCATCTTGCGGCAAAAGACACTGGAAGAGATGAAAAGTGATTTCACCAACAATATCACCCATGAGCTGAAAACCCCTATCGCCGTAGCCTATGCCGCCAACGATGCCCTGCTGAACTTCAATCAAGCAGAAGAAAAGACACAGCGCGACAAATATCTGCGCATCTGCCAAGAACAGTTGCAACGGCTCAGCGGACTTGTGGAGCAGATACTGTCCATGAGCATGGAACGCCGCAAGACCTTCCGTCTGCATCCGGAAGTCTTGTCTATGGCAGACATTCTTGAACCGCTCATCGAGCAGCATAAGCTGAAATCCGAAAAGCCTGTCCACATCTTGACAAAGATCGAACCCGCCGGACTGACTCTCACCGCAGACCGCACGCATTTCAGCAATATCATCAGCAACCTGATTGACAACGCCATCAAATACTCGTATGAAGAAGCTGAAATCAGCATTTGTTGCCGACAAATCACCTCCTCGGAACAGGGGGACTGCGTTGAAATTTCTATCAGCGACCGGGGAATCGGTATCGCTCCCGAAAAGCAAAAGCATATATTCGATAAGTTCTACCGCGTTCCCACCGGCAATCTGCACGATGTGAAAGGCTACGGCCTCGGCCTGTTTTATGTCAAAACCATGGCCGAGAAGCATGGTGGAAGCGTATCGGTGAAAAGTGAACCCGGCAAAGGAAGCACTTTCACCGTAAGGCTGAACAAGTAG
- a CDS encoding response regulator transcription factor, protein MDKIKVLLVEDEETLAMIIKDTLEGQNFIINTATDGEEGLRLFFDLRPDVLVADVMMPRMDGFEMVRRIRQTDKYTPVLFLTARSAINDVVEGFELGANDYLKKPFGMQELIVRIKALAGKAFNFTESTPKETTGFEIGDYRFNSVTQRLSYVGTGAAPHAATEVELSYRESEILKRLCENRNRVVNTQNVLLDLWGDDSFFNSRSLHVFITKLRHKLALDERIRIVNVRGIGYKLIV, encoded by the coding sequence ATGGATAAAATAAAAGTTCTATTAGTTGAGGATGAAGAAACCCTTGCGATGATTATTAAAGACACGCTGGAAGGGCAAAACTTCATTATAAACACCGCTACCGACGGCGAAGAAGGATTGCGCCTGTTCTTCGACCTGCGTCCCGATGTACTTGTGGCAGACGTTATGATGCCCCGCATGGACGGTTTTGAAATGGTGCGCCGCATCCGCCAGACGGATAAGTATACCCCGGTGCTTTTCCTTACGGCTCGTTCCGCCATCAACGATGTTGTAGAAGGCTTTGAGCTCGGTGCAAACGATTATCTGAAAAAGCCCTTCGGCATGCAAGAGCTGATTGTCCGCATCAAAGCGCTGGCGGGAAAGGCTTTCAACTTCACAGAAAGCACCCCCAAAGAAACCACCGGTTTTGAAATAGGCGATTATCGATTCAACTCCGTCACACAACGCTTGTCGTATGTAGGAACCGGTGCAGCGCCACATGCCGCTACGGAAGTGGAACTCTCTTACCGGGAGTCGGAAATACTGAAACGCCTTTGCGAAAACCGAAACCGGGTAGTCAACACCCAGAATGTTCTGCTGGATCTTTGGGGAGACGACAGTTTTTTCAACTCCCGCAGCCTGCACGTTTTCATAACCAAGTTGCGCCATAAACTCGCGCTGGACGAGCGAATACGCATCGTAAACGTACGCGGGATAGGATACAAACTGATAGTATAA
- a CDS encoding AAA family ATPase: MEQNSELALAWQFIENTGTHLFLTGKAGTGKTTFLRRLKQESPKRMVVLAPTGIAAINAGGVTIHSFFQIPFAPYVPESSFSTNATYRFRFGKEKINIIRSMDLLVIDEISMVRADLLDAVDEMLRRYRDHHKPFGGVQLLMIGDLQQLAPIVKEEEWQMLKKYYDTPYFFSSLALKQTEYCTIELKTVYRQNDGVFLDLLNRIRENHCDSQVLEALNRRCLPDFQPRKEEGYIRLVTHNYQAQRINNYELEQLPGRSYAFRATIDGKFPEYSYPTDEVLELKKGAQVMFVKNDSSGEHRYYNGMIGKVTAVSASSIEVRAKDSGEDFLLQEEEWANAKYVLDEESKEIVEDIEGTFRQFPLKLAWAITIHKSQGLTFERAIIDASSSFAHGQTYVALSRCKTLEGLVLSAPLSARAVISDREVDRFTETARRNEPDEQRFHSLQRVYFHELLTGLFDFQPLEQVLQHYVRLIDEHLYKLYPNQLTAYKEEMERFREKVIKVAQKFGMQYNRLIDAAQNYATDKTLQERIVAGAKYFKKEMEPQYLALIGDHVLATDNKELKKQLSKAKEELNTIFLQKDDLLAYVIENGFHTADFLRQKAVLSIGERVISGKEDLKRRGMLETVERNIQERKRQEAKAAATQKISDVLHPELYDRLVEWRNSEASRMGVPVYTVIQQKAILGISNLLPADKAMLIRVPYFGKKGLEKYGDIILEIVHMYRKEKGLAEPELML, from the coding sequence ATGGAGCAAAACTCTGAATTAGCGCTTGCATGGCAGTTCATTGAAAATACAGGCACACATCTTTTTTTGACAGGCAAAGCCGGAACCGGTAAAACTACTTTCTTGCGCAGGCTCAAACAGGAAAGCCCTAAACGGATGGTGGTTCTCGCGCCTACCGGCATAGCGGCTATCAATGCCGGTGGTGTAACAATTCATTCATTCTTTCAGATTCCCTTTGCGCCTTATGTGCCCGAAAGTTCGTTCAGTACGAATGCTACCTACCGTTTCCGTTTCGGCAAAGAGAAAATCAATATAATACGCAGCATGGACTTGCTGGTGATCGATGAGATCAGTATGGTACGTGCCGACTTGCTGGATGCGGTGGATGAGATGCTTCGCCGTTACCGCGATCACCACAAGCCGTTTGGTGGCGTGCAACTGTTGATGATCGGCGATTTGCAGCAGTTGGCTCCCATAGTGAAGGAGGAGGAGTGGCAGATGCTGAAGAAGTATTACGATACTCCTTATTTCTTCTCCAGCCTGGCTTTGAAGCAGACGGAATATTGCACTATCGAGCTTAAGACCGTATACAGGCAGAATGACGGAGTCTTTTTGGATTTGTTGAACCGTATTCGTGAAAACCATTGCGATTCGCAAGTGCTGGAAGCGTTGAACCGTCGTTGTCTTCCCGATTTTCAACCCCGCAAAGAAGAGGGTTATATCCGTCTGGTGACCCATAACTATCAGGCGCAACGCATCAACAATTACGAGTTGGAACAGCTTCCGGGACGTTCCTATGCCTTTCGTGCCACGATAGACGGGAAGTTTCCCGAATATTCATATCCTACGGATGAGGTTCTTGAACTGAAAAAAGGTGCTCAGGTGATGTTTGTGAAGAACGATTCGTCCGGCGAGCATCGCTACTATAATGGCATGATTGGTAAAGTGACCGCAGTATCCGCAAGTAGCATTGAGGTGCGTGCCAAGGATAGCGGCGAGGACTTCCTGCTGCAGGAAGAGGAATGGGCAAATGCCAAGTATGTATTGGATGAGGAAAGCAAGGAGATCGTAGAAGATATAGAAGGCACTTTCCGGCAATTCCCCTTGAAGCTGGCATGGGCCATTACCATTCATAAGAGTCAGGGACTCACGTTTGAACGCGCCATTATCGATGCCAGTTCATCCTTTGCGCATGGGCAGACGTATGTGGCGTTGAGCCGTTGCAAGACGTTGGAGGGGCTGGTGCTTAGTGCGCCGCTCTCCGCAAGAGCCGTCATCAGCGATCGGGAGGTAGACCGGTTTACGGAGACAGCCCGCAGGAACGAACCGGACGAGCAACGTTTCCATTCATTGCAACGGGTTTATTTCCACGAGCTCCTGACGGGATTGTTCGATTTCCAGCCACTGGAACAGGTATTGCAACATTATGTGCGCTTGATTGATGAACATCTCTATAAGCTCTATCCCAACCAGTTGACTGCATACAAAGAGGAAATGGAGCGTTTTCGCGAAAAGGTGATAAAAGTGGCGCAGAAGTTCGGTATGCAATACAACCGTTTGATTGACGCTGCACAGAACTATGCTACGGACAAAACATTGCAGGAGAGAATTGTAGCGGGAGCCAAATACTTTAAGAAAGAAATGGAACCGCAGTATCTTGCATTGATAGGAGATCATGTTCTTGCCACAGACAACAAGGAGCTGAAGAAACAACTGAGCAAGGCAAAAGAAGAACTGAATACTATTTTCCTGCAGAAAGACGACCTTTTGGCTTACGTCATAGAGAACGGCTTCCATACAGCCGACTTTTTAAGGCAGAAAGCGGTATTGTCTATCGGCGAACGGGTTATTTCCGGAAAAGAAGATTTGAAGCGGAGAGGTATGCTGGAGACTGTGGAGAGAAATATACAAGAACGGAAAAGGCAAGAGGCAAAGGCCGCTGCCACTCAAAAAATTTCGGATGTACTGCATCCTGAGCTCTACGACAGGCTGGTGGAATGGCGAAATTCCGAAGCGTCCCGAATGGGAGTGCCTGTCTATACGGTTATCCAGCAAAAGGCCATCCTGGGTATCAGCAATCTGCTGCCCGCAGACAAGGCGATGCTTATCCGCGTTCCCTATTTTGGGAAGAAAGGGTTGGAGAAGTACGGGGACATTATTCTGGAGATAGTGCACATGTACCGTAAGGAGAAAGGACTGGCAGAACCGGAGCTTATGCTTTAG